Proteins found in one Drosophila innubila isolate TH190305 chromosome X, UK_Dinn_1.0, whole genome shotgun sequence genomic segment:
- the LOC117794008 gene encoding uncharacterized protein LOC117794008 has translation MNNMMVSQVLLLLICACWGTKARISELTLQSQYLRAISAYRRLERSLPPQDLRSLTALGLLNGARQTEHQMEQHLVQAIKKFLQQTDFQASSQVLPKIDEIEKELLRDQRALNILGSAIDVISSTKNQQQFLQELHNIREQQAIELQPQSAEEPQLGERLGQLRLHILAQVPQMKIDLDTKIKTALQQLMKQATNDGILAKFSQKALHKRAANEQLGENQGDNPKEMHKIKSIMSEIDFRENLVEQQFDKSDNNNKQPQSKDDFDDMTLDINSQNVTVKNNTKINGTQETGDGFSELGDDDADNGGGGGGGIVGIIGSLSGGEGGSDVGALIGALTGLISTLFGPGGLDIESLISTATSLLAGLLSGNKNFGVVLGQYVGTAFDGLSGGGGAINNGQFLGHFFGTVLAALSADPEDEGLPQPLTFTKNFVNGFLESKFRPMSDEALEARHGSSELPHQKKKEGGVASFDSGMFVKQITSHLVNRALGLLLNSSLGASGGASQASAGLFSSSSHHMKSATGGS, from the exons ATGAATAATATGATGGTTTCTCAGGTGCTGCTTCTGCTGATCTGCGCCTGCTGGGGTACAAAAGCCCGGATCAGTGAACTTACCTTGCAGTCTCAGTACCTGCGTGCTATAAGCGCGTATCGGCGATTGGAGCGTAGCTTGCCGCCGCAGGATTTACGTTCATTGACCGCCTTAGGACTATTAAATGGAGCTCGTCAGACAGAACACCAAATGGAGCAACATCTGGTACAAGCAATTAAGAAGTTCCTTCAACAGACTGACTTCCAGGCGAGCAGTCAAGTACTTCCCAAGATTGATGAGATCGAAAAAGAACTATTACGTGATCAGCGAGCACTTAACATTCTTGGCAGTGCCATAGATGTAATAAGCAGTACTAAAAATCAACAGCAGTTTCTCCAGGAGCTTCACAATATTCGCGAACAGCAAGCCATTGAGCTTCAGCCACAATCCGCAGAAGAGCCACAGCTGGGTGAACGATTGGGACAATTACGGCTCCACATACTGGCGCAGGTTCCTCAAATGAAGATTGATTTGGACACGAAGATTAAAACCGCACTGCAGCAACTAATGAAACAGGCAACTAATGATGGAATTTTAGCCAAGTTTAGTCAAAAGGCTCTTCATAAGCGGGCGGCAAATGAGCAATTGGGAGAAAATCAAGGAGATAATCCTAAGgaaatgcataaaatcaaatccaTAATGTCGGAG ATTGATTTTCGAGAAAATCTTGTGGAACAGCAATTTGACAAAAgtgataacaataataaacaaccACAGTCAAAAGACGATTTCGATGATATGACACTGGATATTAAT TCGCAAAATGTTACAgttaaaaacaatacaaaaataaacggCACACAGGAAACTGGAGACGGTTTTTCGGAGCTTGGAGATGACGACGCCGATAATggaggtggtggtggcggcggTATTGTTGGAATCATTGGCAGCTTGAGTGGC GGCGAAGGCGGATCGGATGTTGGCGCATTGATTGGTGCACTCACTGGCCTCATATCGACTCTGTTTGGC CCCGGTGGCTTGGACATTGAGTCATTGATTAGTACAGCCACATCGTTACTGGCCGGTCTGTTGTCGGGTAACAAGAATTTTGGTGTCGTTCTGGGTCAATACGTGGGTACCGCCTTTGATGGCCTGTCTGGTGGAGGCGGAGCG ATCAACAATGGACAGTTTCTTGGTCATTTTTTTGGCACCGTGTTAGCAGCACTTAGCGca GATCCAGAGGATGAAGGCCTGCCGCAGCCATTGACATTTACGAAGAATTTCGTCAATGGTTTTCTTGAGTCAAAGTTTAGGCCCATGTCAGACGAGGCTTTGGAAGCACGACATGGCAGCAGTGAGCTACCTCaccaaaagaaaaaggaagGTGGTGTCGCTTCCTTCGACTCGGGAATGTTTGTAAAGCAGATTACATCGCACTTGGTTAACAGAGCTTTGGGACTTTTGCTGAATTCATCGTTAGGTGCTTCTGGCGGTGCGTCACAAGCCTCAGCTGGTTTATTTTCGAGCAGCAGCCATCATATGAAGTCGGCCACGGGAGGATCATGA